Proteins found in one Salvia splendens isolate huo1 chromosome 10, SspV2, whole genome shotgun sequence genomic segment:
- the LOC121752998 gene encoding peptidyl-prolyl cis-trans isomerase FKBP17-2, chloroplastic-like, which translates to MASYFSCPPFLSLPKTRGIYYSTTSQSVLPSPIQHVICSNSAEPLPPSAAAEPTEWVAPTLTRRSGIGAGLAFLAAGVVSQQSRRTRSFCRDVEKAEEVVLPNGLRYYDVRVGGGNSPRRGELVVINAKGRVQGSGEVFMDRCENGAIGVVLGSRPYGRGMCEGLEYAFRDMKVGGRRRVIVPPNLGFGEEGADMGEALQIPPSATLEYVVELHNVSSAPA; encoded by the exons ATGGCTTCGTACTTTTCGTGTCCACCATTTCTATCACTCCCAAAAACAAGAGGCATCTACTACTCTACAACTTCACAATCAGTACTTCCCTCCCCAATTCAGCATGTCATCtgttcaaactcagcagagcCGCTGCCACCGTCTGCTGCCGCGGAGCCAACTGAGTGGGTTGCTCCGACGTTGACGAGGAGGTCCGGCATCGGCGCGGGTCTCGCTTTTCTCGCTGCTGGAGTTGTTTCTCAACAATCACGACGCACAAG GTCATTTTGCAGAGATGTTGAGAAGGCAGAAGAGGTGGTATTGCCAAACGGCCTAAG GTATTATGATGTGAGAGTGGGAGGCGGTAATAGTCCGCGGAGAGGGGAGTTGGTGGTGATCAATGCGAAGGGAAGGGTGCAAGGCAGCGGAGAGGTGTTCATGGACAGGTGTGAAAATGGAGCAATAGGTGTTGTGTTGGGTTCAAGGCCTTATGGTAGAGGCATGTGTGAAGGTTTGGAATATGCATTCAGAGATATGAAAGTGGGCGGGAGAAGAAGAGTGATCGTTCCACCAAATCTGGGGTTCGGAGAAGAAGGTGCTGATATGGGTGAAGCTCTCCAAATTCCTCCATCAGCCACCCTTGAATATGTTGTTGAGCTTCATAATGTTTCGAGTGCACCGGCCTGA
- the LOC121752997 gene encoding zinc finger protein VAR3, chloroplastic-like, translated as MAASRLFIFLGNSILHHPLSFSQPPLLKLNIACLPHSLRINRCISSAVTLESETPALSDDAISAHPWPEWVNFVDQLKVIGYITQNAEAAENGISTGEESAAVYKELKLVKDACMNFGRDRFDIFKLLPTSDIQAIVEQGCPSVFRKPVNSAKRLRAHLQIDEGDVCSSCSLRSSCDRAYVLLTETEAAARTVDVVRMLMTFALDPLVVSGDVEDKPAGRELVESSARRLLSELVELSETPADPDLPKPASVVHQKKKQLQFVDPPDTGSSKSIDMKPGDWVCTECNFMNFARNIRCLKCKAIGPKASSMSTGGGGVEMKKGDWNCAQCSFMNFASNRQCFRCQGPRPPRQLKPGDWECPNCDFMNFSRNTVCKSCNRAPPLGSAMEDDLYTRKPY; from the exons ATGGCAGCTTCAAGATTATTTATCTTTCTAGGGAACTCAATCCTCCACCATCCTCTCAGTTTTTCACAACCCCCACTCCTGAAATTGAACATAGCATGCCTTCCCCATTCCCTCCGCATCAACCGCTGCATCTCCTCCGCTGTCACGCTCGAATCCGAGACTCCTGCTCTCTCTGACGATGCGATTTCTGCTCACCCGTGGCCGGAATGGGTTAATTTTGTCGACCAATTGAAGGTCATAGGATACATTACTCAGAACGCCGAAGCTGCGGAAAACGGCATCAGTACGGGTGAAGAGAGTGCTGCTGTCTACAAGGAGTTGAAGTTGGTCAAGGACGCGTGTATGAACTTTGGGCGTGACCGTTTCGACATTTTCAA GTTGTTGCCGACTTCAGATATTCAAGCGATTGTAGAGCAAGGCTGTCCTAGTGTTTTCAGAAAACCGGTTAACTCCGCTAAAAGATTGAGGGCACATTTACAAATTGATGAAGGAGAT GTGTGCAGTTCCTGCAGTCTTCGCAGTTCATGTGATAGAGCATATGTTTTGCTAACTGAAACTGAAGCTGCTGCACGTACAGTAGATGTAGTTCGTATGTTAATGACTTTTGCATTAGATCCACTTGTTGTTTCTGGAGACGTAGAAGATAAACCTGCTGGTCGGGAGCTTGTCGAATCATCAGCCAGGAGATTGCTCTCAGAGTTGGTCGAGCTTAGCGAAACACCTGCTGACCCTGACCTTCCAAAGCCTGCCTCTGTAGTCCACCAAAAAAAGAAGCAGTTACAGTTTGTTGATCCACCAGATACTGGAAGCTCTAAAAGTATAGATATGAAACCAGGAGATTGGGTGTGCACTGA GTGCAATTTCATGAACTTTGCTAGAAATATACGTTGTCTCAAGTGTAAAGCAATTGGACCCAAGGCCAGCAGCATGTCTACTGGTGGAGGTGGTGTTGAAATGAAAAAGGGTGATTGGAATTGCGCTCA GTGTTCCTTTATGAACTTCGCAAGCAACAGGCAGTGTTTCCGTTGTCAAGGACCACGCCCCCCAAGGCAACTAAAACCGGGGGACTGGGAGTGCCCCAA CTGCGATTTCATGAATTTTAGCCGTAACACCGTTTGCAAGTCATGCAATCGTGCACCCCCCCTGGGTTCTGCAATGGAAGATGATTTATACACAAGGAAGCCTTACTAA